The Cucumis melo cultivar AY chromosome 9, USDA_Cmelo_AY_1.0, whole genome shotgun sequence genome includes the window GATGATACAGAGATGATGGTTAAGACGATCGGTCATCTTGACCGTCAATCGATCATGATCGGCTATcattgttgatcatgaagttgGTTAACGTTTGTTGCCACCGGTCATCAATGATATAAGTAGTTGAAGtgaaaatttttctaaaacacatgaccataataaaatatatatatatatatatatatatatatatatatatatatatatatatatttctgaACACATGGGTTTGGTTTTTTAATCCAAGAATTTTATTCCAAGTGTCCAAACATGAGTTTGACTTCAAATGTCAAACCCACCTAATTCCAAGTCCATGGCCCAAACACTTCCAACGGGTTCATGAAGTAGGAGTCAATCATTGCAAAATGATTTAAGAAGGGTCTTTTATATGCGTAAGTCATTATTAATTGTAAATTGTACTAAGCACTTGTTTGATTAAATTTTTTCCTAGGTTTTCGTCATGGACAAAGTTGGTAATCAAAACCAtataaaaattgttttgtttgattagtgttttattttttttcaagagtaTAAGTAACttagtttataaatattaatttaacatTTTAGCACGTATGTAAATCTTTCGCGTAAAATATAATTTAGTGATAATCTTCGCATATGTTAATGAAACCATATTCATGATATTTAAAGTTTTTAAACTATCGGAGAAAATAGAAACTATGTcgaaataaaaatattcaaattaagACTTCAATAACTAAAGAAAATGCATTAAAGCTAGCTTTTATTATTTCACTTAgtatacaaaataaaatgttgaaGCTCCAATAATATGAATGTCTAACtttattcttttataattttttcactatatattttcattttatattgaATCCAATGAATTGGGTATTAGTGATTATTCTAGCAAGAGGGGAGGGTAATTCCATATTGAGAGATGATTTTTTTGGTGGCAAGAATTGTAAATAAGATTGGAAGGTTGGATTTTTTTTGTATTGACAATAACATGTTCTATGCTTCCTCAGCATGTCACAACAAGATGATGATGGTGCTGTCGACATAGTGTTTGCCCATAGACATACTCTCATCTCATCTGGTTCGCATGCTGCTGCATTTGCCAACTGAGCTTCTTTTACAAATACGATCAACAACagtactaaaaagaaaaaacttgtgATGGAAGAAATTTTACTCATTCTAGATGGTTTTAAAGCAACACTAATATGTTGTGAAAGGAAAAATTATTGAATTGTACTGGGTAAAtgtttcaaaaattattttatagacTCATATCCAGGAATggtcatttttctttttaaggaaAACCATTTGCTCCAGCTTTTTGGCTATTTATGTGCTATGTACTTTTGGAGTATTTGttaattgttttgtttttctagacaattagtattattttttagttgttaattagcttattttagttatttggtTATAAACATTGCACTATCCACATCAATCTTGATTCATTCCTAAAACCTAATTGTTGAACACATACTCAACACATAGACTACTCCACTACACCATAGTCACACTATCAGCATCGAAGTGAAAACCCAAGTTTAGTATTAGATGCTAGCGAATTAGCTTGAACGGAGACCGTATCCCATATTCAACTACAACACTAGGCTTCAGGTGTTAACCACATCATCACCTAGTATGACCCTCACTTAAGTGTGTACATAGAGTCAGCTTAGTATTAGGAACAACGCCAATGGTTTGCATGCAACAAAGCTTATATAAATTAAACAGTCATAATACTGGACATACTTTGCTATCATGCTTAATATCTCTATAAAGATGCTATCGTGCTTTCATAGGCCATAATAATATAACATTCATGTGGTATATGTATCGTGCTTCATAGCTTAAGAAAATGTAACATACTAGTGCGCAAGGCATATctcataaaaaaatattttttgaaaacttaAACTTTTTCGATCGTTGAATATACAAAGTTTGGTTCCTTTCCCCTTTCTAACGCCTACTCCAAATTTCAAAACACATGAGTCCTCAATACGCctaatgatagaaaaatttcattGCCCAAATCTGTGCCAAATAAATTACCCAATCATACACCAAGCACTAGTCTACCGATAAATTTCATTATTATGTTGATAATTATTGTAATCGTTTGGTATAAATTTATTatctaaattatattttaaaaagttaatacctaaatattaaaaataattgtattatatAATGATCATTTCAATCTCTTCAGACTCTAACACATATGCCTAATAAAACTAGGTATCGAGCTTAGGTAtttagcaaaaaaaaattaaattcaattattttctttaaatgagGACCCTTGTTGATCAATAATTTAttgattattcttttttatttttattaattatcaattattaatttatttgtaaaaataCCCATCAAattagataaataattaaaaaattattattttaacaaTTAATGCAGATATAACATATAAATTTATTACTTGAATATTAATCACTTACCATACGTGggatatctaataaatcacttatcaAAATACAATTAATCACTTACCATACTTCACGTCTATAACGCCTATGCACAttccttttttacttttaattttttacttaTTTCGTATGGGTAATAAGGTAAATTGGGTCGTTTATTTGTGAAATTTTATAGCCCATTTAGGACTTTTCTGaaatttattagtgaaaaagaCCCATTATGTAAAATGATATACCAATTTATGTTATTCTAATTGAAACTCCTATTAAAAATCATGATATTAAATTCTAACGGTTTCAATCCCATATCATTTCTATTGAAATCGTAAAATATTCCTCGTAAAATTCTACTTGagttatataaatataattatgtaaTTAGAAACACTGGAAATCTAATTAGCCAAAAAGCTACCGTTTATATATATGCATATTACACTtaacttctctttttctttcttgcacatttctatttcatttgattttttgattctttttttaaagatatGAGATGAAAATAGTTAATGCTCAGTTTTTCTCTTATAATACATTATTCTCTTCACACAATCAAAAGTATAATATCATATGactacgtttttttttttttttttccgttttAGTTTTATGAGATTGCTATAACCCAATAATTTCCCTCATGTATTGTCAATTTTTCTCaccaaaataaaaattcaactgcataatttaatttatttttcttttggtcCATAATTATATTGACCCATAGAGAAAACCAAACCAATTGACTAATTTCACCTATATAAGATGATGTAGGTGAATAGAGATACTAATGATACACATAATTTTGAATGATATATAATCCATGAATAATTCTCAAAGTAATAATATAGCTGAAGGTGAAAAGAGCTGAGAATAAAAGCATATGAAAATGAACATGATTTTGCAAACATGTACACAACCCACAATTTTGTTTTGGTGTTCAttctttattatatatatatatatatatatatatttcattaacaaaccattatttttccaaaaaatCGCCAAACTCTGGtataattagttaattaaaattaataataaaaataccgTTATCTTTTAAAAAGTGTTTATTTCATTGTATAAAGatcgtaaaaaaaaattatttagtcTAACTTTTTCACACTTTGATATTCATATTagatttttggtattttgtaaaCATATctattacaaatatattattgaaGAATTATAGAGGGACATGGATCTGTTTATCTTTTAACAAGTTGATATtgttttttaagttaaaaaacTCTACTAaggaaaaattttcaaaagtctaaaaattcaaaaaattgtACTTGAGTATATGCAACATAAGAATGTATTACTATACAAATGAGTAGATATAAATGTCaatttgaattagttttaggggCGTTTGCAAATAGCAAacaaatttatgataataggatctatgtcactacattttgtaaattgtaaaaaattctaaaatttcaaaaaattgtaCTTGAGTATAAGCAACATAAGAATGTATTACCATACAAATGAGTAGATATAAATGTCaatttgaattagttttaggggTGTTTGCAAATAACAAacaaatttatgataatagaaCTCATTTCACTACATTTTGTAAATTGTAAAAGTAACAAATTTGAAAGCAGATAACCCTCAACTTCtaatatcattaattacttgtcatatttgtcatatttgcaatatgcaaaaaagatgtGCTATAGGCTGCTTTTTTCTAAATTGTGGTTTCTCTTAGTTTTAACTATAAGtactttataatattttatccaaatgttaatatataattaaagttaaaataaatatacaCCTTCAATGCACGTGGTAATAaattagtaataataaaaaaggtgaggaaagaagaggaggaaaatgttatatattcttttaactaaaattttaatttaaaatgtcatgttaatatataaaattactGGCTTGGTAAATGATGATCTTAACCTTTTGACCCACATATCTATGGTCTCCATATTCCTTAAGTTGGATGTCGATCTAAAGTACTAAGCTTTTTTAGTATCCCTTATATCCGAACTAACTTGCACCACAATGAGAAGATGAACGTTTTCCATTTTTCAATGCTCCTTTTCAACGTTAggtcaaaaaatgattttgatCACAAACCTTTCAAAGAAGGACCAATTTAATTTATTCATGAACTACGATTGATTGATAAAGATTTAGTTATTCTATTCTcaaatttataacaatttaacTCTTAAACTTAATAATCCACAATTTAAATCCTATACTTTATAGAATTTGTAAAGAGTAAAAAGTCTTtcaaaattaagtatataaacCCTACAATATACAAAACAAAAGAGTCAACTTTACTACACACAAAACAACTTAATCTTTTTACCATAACCAAGAAAACACTTGTACACTTAAACACTACGATCTATATGTTTCTATTTCTAATAGAAATAGGCATTGATAGCATGTATCTTCGTTTATCATAATTCACTAGatgtgatattttgctatattttagatcgttttattatatttaaaaataacacctaaaaaattcaaatgttatgaaaactaaaaaaaaaaaagttacaaaaaAAACTTGTTTTCATTTGAATAATTTGATCATTAATTTCAAGTGTttcttcaaattaattaataagtaaatagaaattataaaatgaaatttagaaggagagttttcaaaaaccaaaaactataaataaaacaaaattgttaCCATAAAGGACTAagatttcttcaaaataatatCCATCCAACAATTCTAATGAGATATAGAGTGCTTATTTCTTCAACCAAATCATAATATAACAGCTTCTCTAAATTGAATCCAAACCATCATGAATGGTATTGTAGAGTAGAAATTTTCTCCACATCCATTCTTGGGATTTTAtatcattgaaaagaaaagaaaaaaagaagtttaTGTTAAGCATCCTAACGAAACAGAGTAACCaatataaagaaaaaggttacggAAAGGAAATTACAAATTGCTGATTCTTTCTATGCAATTTGAAAGGAACTCAAACGATGTTGAAGGAAGAAACTCAATCAAATACATATAACTAATATGAGATCACAATCAAAGAGCCATGAAAAAATCATGAGAATAAGTTACGATTTCATTGTTAAAAGGTTGCTTACATTGATTAGAaaatcctcaaaaaaaaaaagggaaaaccTAACATACAGATAAAAAAACGGTATACACCTAACAGTAATGCATTTTACCGATTGACCTAGGGATCTGATTCAACGACATCTCAGTTGCCTTCATATTTCGGATCAGCCGTAACGTAATGGTAGGCAATCACTAAAGCAAAGATAAAAATGCCGAGGAAATTGGCAAGAAAACCTAACTCCTGATCGTCAATCATCTGCGCTGCGCCATAATGATACAACCGAAATTAAAAACTTCAATCGATTACAGTAATTTCGTTCCAGAAATCTGAATATTTTCAAATCCTTCAAAAACTAATGATACGGTTCGGAAGACCGATTCAAAAATTCGGTAAGAAAACGAGAATCTACCTACTACTGGAACTAAGAAGGATTGGCAAAAGATCTtagaataaaaaattgaaagaaaagaggaagaggagTGTACCTTCCGATCTGATTGATTGAGAGAGAAACAGGAAGTGAAAGAGAAGATCCGATCCGACGACGAAATTCTTCGAGATGACGGTGTAGGATACGGAAAAAACCTCGTTTCTATTCTATGCAGCTTTCTCAAACGGATGTTTGGGCCAGCCTTGGCCCATTAATTTTGGTTTCGTTTATTGGGCCTCCGTACTTCATTTAGCCCAACAAGATTTCATGAAATTTGTAAGGATGTCTAAAATATGCCAAAACATGCATGCAAATGAGATATTATGCACTTATTAAGAAAGGTTCTTCACTATActtgtaacaacccaacttttcaatctaagctaaggtcattacCTACTGCTAAGACATAACATCAAAACATAAAAACTCAATAAAGAACTTGttcaaaattcattaaaacttCAAGATGTAATAAAATCGTTTTCAGACCCTATTTCAAATCAATTTCAAAAGTTCTAAAATATAGTTTATGCCTTTATGGAATCTTCAAACAAGACAAACGAACAAATATTCTAACTAGAACTCAAATTAAAATCCCCAAAAcgaaaacaataaatataatgaGTGGAAGCATTAAAACTAGACATtcccatatggccttcacgcatccttcttgccccttgCTGATTTGCCTCGTACATTACCTTTATCTGAAAAAGTAAACataaaaagggtgagtataaaatataccaagtaagagacccactactcgtcccgttagggtaataacaattagcttcctattaaggggtgccctgcaacataacagtctagtggtctcGTAGGACGCACACACcaatcaatctagtgatcctgaaggatacacatatcagtctagtgatcccatcggatgcacacatcagtttAGTGATCTCGTAGGATACACAACATGTGGTAATCCTATAGGACCCCATGTTTGCAaagtacactaccccatagataaagctaactgttacACTTCAGTTCATTTTAAAtagtctacaacagtcacatcacaatatagCTCAAACTAACAATATAGTCTCTAAGCATAATCAGTTAGACAATCTAGGTTCAGTCAACAATATATCATCTGTCACTATACATATATCCAATCCACATAATACAGTCACACTACTTGAATCCAGTCAACAAATGAACTCATCACTATGTAATTACACCTGAAAATCACATCATCTCGGCCCAAACAATAGCACAAACTACAAGTGATCTATATACTGTGCATATCATCTATATTCACTCTGCAGTATAGTCCATCAGTAAATATACAACCTACACATGACGGTCCCGAACCCTTAGTCTATCAACAGCACAACTCAACAATATGCATAGACTACACAGAACATTCAGATATCAGTATTCCATCAACAGCACAACCCAACAATATATCTAAGTTACATATAGCAGTTAAATCCTCATCATTTATATTCAGTCAACAGCATGACCGATCAATATATACAAACTACACTTAACAGTCATGTCGTCTAAAAACAGTTAAGGATATATCATTACTACCTTCTATATGAGCACATAACCATTAATCTAATGCAATCTCTAAAACATACTTTCGTATCATTTACTACGTTTAAATCTCAAATTTTAGTATAGTAGTAGGAACCCTTACCTGAGATTTAGCTATGCTCCTTAACCAAACTAAGATCCAACGAACCAACCTAAGCATAACATAAGGAATTTAAATACTAAAACAAGCAAGTTGTCCAATCAAATTACCCAATTTACAAGATCTACAACTTACCCAAGCAAATGGAGAATCAAACTCCAAATAAATCCGTCGTAGAATCCAAGAATTCGAATTCCAAACCTTCAAAAAAATCCATGGTAATGAACCCGATTAATCCAATATTTTATTCCAACAATTATATTGAAATCAGCTATGGAAACAActacaaaattcacaatttctCTCTTACCAAACACTGGCTCAAGTGTCTGCAAGAAAGGGAAGCTAGTGGGCAGCTTGGCTTGGGAGACAGCTCGGTGCACGCGGCTGAAGAAGGCAGACGGTTGGCTCGAACGAATAGAGATCTCGGCTCGGGTCTGGTGCACGGCTTAAAGAAACGCGGCGACAGACGAAGAGAGAACGAGTATGGCCGACGGCTGGGTTCTTGGAAATACGAAGGTCGGACGACAACAAAGAATCCGCCGGAATGAACGCAATGTTGACAACGTGTGACAGAACTCCAATGCGACGAACAGCTACAAGCTTCACGCGAATCAAACAATGAGGTTCAGCTCACCTTGACGAAGCGAGGACGCGCTGGAGGGATGCGCAGTACTGGCAATTTGATGGGGAGGAGAAGAAGATGAGAGTGGGGAGGGGTTACGACTAAATTTTGAGGCATTACAACACTTTAGTTAAAACTAACTAAAATTGCCAACATGAACCCTAGATTCAACATTTTCCAGAAGTAAAAatccttcttcttattattatttgcaTTAGTTGCTTTTAACCTTTAACGGCATGCATGAGCAATGACAATATTCAATTACGATGTGAGATGACAACATTCTAAAGTCGTTTACAAGCCAACTAGTCCACAATAATTGGTTACAACAAGTGACATCAATCTTGAAATCTGAGAAGGAGAATAAGAGAGATGACTCATGCTACTTACCAATGATTGTCGAAGCTTCGAATTGATTGTATATTGGGCTAGCGTAGAGTTAGTCCTTTCATGCAAAATGAAACCATATCGAAACACATGACATGTCATTTTAAAATAGTTTCCATGGTTCAAGTTTAGAGAATATGTTTAATtagttgggttaagataattattattttccaCTTGGCTTATATGAAACCTACAAATGAATGAGATAAAGAAGCTTTGCCACTTTTCACTGTTGTAGTCATTTGTGGCATTTTGCATGTGATTGTGATCCACTTGCGCATTTCAAACCCAATGACGTGGCTGCCATTGTCATAATTCTTCTACATTTTCTTCTTTCAAGGTAAAAAAAATATGCCACAATTTTTTAACATGACTTCGTCTATTTGAGCTCTTTCAAACACCTTGACCTAACCTTAATAAAAATGACTTAGATCCATTTTTGCTCTCAATGTATAAAATAGGTGAAGAGATCAAGCATAAACCCAATTAGACAAAAAGGAATTGGATTACAAAGTTTACATGTAACTCGATACTATTTG containing:
- the LOC103501634 gene encoding dolichyl-diphosphooligosaccharide--protein glycosyltransferase subunit 4A, which produces MIDDQELGFLANFLGIFIFALVIAYHYVTADPKYEGN